In Halotia branconii CENA392, the genomic stretch CAAAACCCGGCTGCTCTCTCAGATGGGCATTGAATTGGGAAAACCTGCAACAATTCCCTTTGGCGGACTCGATAACTTGCGCGAGTGGTTGACTCGGCGGCGGCGGTTGTTTACACAAGAGGCGCGATCGCTCTCGTTGCCACAACCCAAAGGTGTGCTATTGGCTGGCCCACCGGGTACAGGGAAATCTCACTGCGCCAAAAACATCGCCAATATCCTTAACTTACCATTACTCCAGCTTGATATTGCCTCAATGCTTGGTTCTCTGGTTGGTGAATCTGAGGGCAATGTTCGTAGGGCTTTGAAAACAGCCGAAGCCATCGCACCTTGCGTTTTGTGGGTGGACGAAATCGAAAAAGCCTTATCTGGACAGGGCGATAGCTCTGGCGTTTCCCAGCGAATCTTGGGAAATCTGCTTACATTTATGTCTGAATGTACGGCGGGTGTGTTCGTTGTGGCAACCTGCAATGACCCATCGGCATTGCCTTCTGAACTCAAGAGGAAAGGCAGATTCGATGAAAATTTCTTCGTTGATTTGCCATCTGAGCCAGAACGCTGCCAAATTCTCAAGATTCACCTGGAGCGATTTGGTATTGCGGTGGAGGACGAGTATTTAGAGGCGATCGCTGCCAACACCGCGAAGTTTTCAGGCGCAGAACTGGAAACGCTAGCAGCCGAAGCCGCATTGCTGGCATTTGATGAGGATAGACCACAGCAGGTGACGTTGAGTGATTTGATGCAGTGCTGTGAGAATATCACACCGCTTGCAATCCAGGATGCAGCTTCAGTGGAGAGGATGCAAGCGTGGTCTAAAACTGCCAGGGCTGCTTCTAGTGTAGTCGCCCAAACACCAACTAAGTCTTTAAAGACTGCGCGATTCCGCAATTTGAACTGATTAAGAACGTGATCGCTTCTACCTGAAAGTAGTGGCGATCGCTATAACCACACTATTTTTCAAGGATGAAAAAATTATGTCTACTGACCTTGTAACCTACTACGGACAAACAAACCGAATTGACCAATTGGTTGATAAATACGGCGGATATTTAGAACAGATCAACCGAGAAACAAAACTTTTACTTCGCATAACTTTGTCTACTTATATCTTAATGCAACAGGAGTATAGTCCAAGTGAATATCCAGTCATAAAAGCGTTAGAAGATGGACTATGCGAGTTAGTGATTCCAGATTCTATTCCACAAGATTTATATGATGTTTGTTCCCAATTAGAGGGGCTAACTGTTTATGAAGCTGAAACATTATTAGAAGCATTGCAGCATCAAATACGCTGGGGCAATGCCCGAACAGTTGTGAATCATTAGCTGATTAAAGGTGAACATCTAATTTCCAGGTGTTCACCTGCAAATTAATCGAAGAAAAGAAAATCATGGAAACATATCTCGTATTTGTGGATACTGTCCGCAACAGTAACAAGTTTTGGTCAGCCAAAGTCGAAGATACTCAGCTAACTGTAGAATGGGGTCGAGTTGGTTACAATTCTCAAACAAAAGTTCATTCTTTAGCAAGTAATCAAAAAGCGAATTTCAAGTATTATCAACTAGTGGCTGATAAGAAAGCTAAAGGCTATCAAGAAAGCCAGTCACAAATAGATGGCAATCGGAATATTTCTGAAATAAGACGCGCAATACAACTGTTGAACATCATGCGCCCCTGCATTGCTGTGAAGAATTTTCATGAGGGTTACATTGCTGCTCTTAATGAGTATTTGCAAATTGTTCCCACACCTTTGGGGATGCAGATAGATCCTTGCAGGGTGTACCGAACAGTAGAAGATGTTGACCATCAACGAGAACTGCTCAACTCTCTATTGGTGAATGATTCTGTAGTTGTTCAGCCGACTACAGCAGCAGTAAAAGCTGAAATTACAACTGTTAGTCTTAAGACTATCAGTAAGAGTTTCTGGCGACATTTATAAATTAATTATCTCCAAACTCTTTAATCAGTTTGGAGATAATTATCCAGCAGCTAAACGAAGAAGATGAAAATGAAACAACCATGCTTTGATTGCCCATTCCGAAAATCTGTGGCTTATGCGCTTTCGCCTGAAAAAGCGCATGATATTCTGCAAGCGATTACGCATGATAAAGCTTTTCACTGCCATAAAACAGTTGATTATTCTGACTCTCACGAAGGTCGAGTTACTTCGGAATCGAAACTGTGTTTTGGTGCAGTTTTGTTCTTGGGGAATACAGTTAAAGAATTTCAATAGATTAGGGACAACGCTTTTATAAATAATTCAAAAATTTAATCAGTTCATACAATGAATCATAAGTATATACAGTCTTGTTTTTTGTGATTTTCCACAAGACTTGTTTAGAATTTGATACCACTTCTACTGAGATTGGTAAGCTATTTTGAATTTGATTAACTTTGAATCCCACTCTTTGTAAAGCACGAATAGTCCATACAATTGCAATACCCTCACCTCTGACATTAATTTCTCCTTTGTGGGATGTATGGAGATGAAATTCTCCAGAAGCAACATCAAACTCTACACCTTCACTCGCGAAAGTATCAGCAAATGCACCACTCAACACTAAATCTTCTGGCGCGCCAACGTGTAAAATACCATTAGTTGATAATAGCCAAACCTTATCAGCCAGACGCAAAGCTAAATCTAAATCGTGGGTAGAAAGGAGAATCGCCTGATTGGTTTCTCGTGCTAACTGGCGCAACAACTGCATAATTTCCACTCGTCGTGGTAAATCGAGAAATGCTGTTGGCTCATCAAGTAACATCACAATAGGCGACTGAGCCAAAGCACGCGCAATCATAATTTTTTGACGTTCGCCATCACTGAGTTCGCTAACTTGACGTGAAGCTAAATGTAACGCACCTACAGACTTTATCGCCCAATGTACAATAGCCTCATCTTCTGGTGTTAAATTTCCCCACCAGTCAGTGTAAGGATGTCGTCCTAAACTCACCAGAGTATAGGCTGATAACATTCCCACATCAACCTTTTCCGTCAGTACCAAACTCAAACGCTTGGCTAATTCTGGCGGTGCTAACTTGTAAATATCATCTCCCAAGAGTCGCACCTCACCCCCTATTGGTGGTTGCATTCCGGCAAGCGATCGCAGTAAGGTAGACTTACCCGCACCATTCGGCCCCAGTAAACACACCAATTCCCCAGCTTCCAGACACACAGAAATATCCCTCGCCACACACCGCACATTTTTGCGGGATATTTGATAACCAATATTCAGATTATGAGTAGTTAAAATTGCATTATTCATGATGGAAAGGATTTTTGGGAATTACGCCGCAGAATTACCCAAGTGACAACAGGAGTTCCAATTAAAGCTGTAATCGCATTTAAAGGTAAAACCATCTGACTCACCGCAAGTTGAGAAAACAAATCCGCGATTAATGCTAAAATTGCCCCCATAATCATCACACTAGGGATTAACATCCGATGGTCAGAAGTATTGAAAAGACTGCGACACAGATGAGGAATAGCCACACCCAAAAATGCGATCGGCCCACAAAAAGCCGTAATTCCACCAGCTAAAATAGAAGCACTACTAATAATAGAAAACCTAGCTTTCTCAACCGTTAAACCCAAACTCCGCGCATAAGCTTCTCCCAACAACAGCGCATTCAAAGATTTAGATTGCAACACCGCTACTAATAAACTGCAAACTATCACCGGAATTAACACAATTAACTGTTTCCAAGTCACTCCAGCGAAGCTACCAAAAGTCCACATAATATAACTTTGAATCCGTTCTTTAGAGCTAAATTGCAATAAAATACTCACAATTGCACTCGTAGCGTAACCAAACAATAAACCCAAAATTAGCAGCGTCATCGTCTCTTGTACTCGACGCGCCACAACTAACATCAAACCCAAAACCGCAGCCGCACCAAGACTAGCAGCTATCACCAAGCCAAAATCAGTAATAATTCCCAAATCATTTAATAAAGTTGGTGTAGTTAAACTCGCAGTTAACACTACCAAAGCCACACCCAAACTTGCACCAGAACTAATTCCTAATACAAAAGGCCCCGCCAAGGGATTTTTAAATAGAGTTTGCATTTGCAAACCACTCACACCCAAAGCCGCACCAGCTAAAGTTGCAGTCACAGCTTTCGGAAGTCTAAATTTCAGAATAATATTCGCCCATGTTGCTTTTTCTGGTTCTTTTCCCAGTAAAATATTGATAACTTCTTGAATAGGAATAGAGACAGAACCTAAAGCCAAATCTAGTAAAAATGCAACAATAAAACCGATAATTAACAGCGAAAATACTAAAGTTTTGATAGAAGTAGATTTAAAAATTATTAATAGGTTAGACGGCAGATATTTAAATAACATTATTTATTAAATTTACGATAATACAACAATTGATGCTTCGGTAATATTTCAGGATGTAGGATTTTAATTAAATCTGCAAGCACAATATCAGGGTTACTAATTCCCCCTTCCCAGTAATCATTACCACCATTCGCATTCACCCGCCCATTGTTATTATAAAGATTGCCTGTTTTCACAGCTTGAAAATCAGCATAACGATTATCTTCTGAGATTAAATCTTTAACACTCTGCCAAGCTTGGCTAAAATTTAACCAATAATCAGCATTAGCTGCGCGTTCTAAAACCACTTCAAAAGAAAGCGGTAAACTACCATTAGATTTATCATCACTCCAAAGATAATTTCCTCCAGCATCAGTCAGATATTTCGCTACATAACTGTTACCACCTGGCATAAACCAAGTACCTTTAAAGTTAAAGCCAACAAATACACTCGGACGGTTTTTCACAGATTGAGCTTTTGCCGCTATTTGTGTATATCTATTCACAATTTCATTAAATATCTTTTCTGCTTTGGCTTCTTGATTAAAAAACAAAGCCGTAAATTTTAACCATTCACTTCTTCCCAGTGGTGTATCTTCCATATACTCAGCATTTATTCCCACCTTTAAACCAGCTTCTGTGAGTTTGCTATAACTATCAGTTTGGGAATTACCTGTGCCGAAGGTTGTTACTAAGTCGGGATTTAATGCTAATAATTTTTCAATATCTACATTGGAAATATTACCGACTTGGGTAATATTTCCGGCTTTAATTCTCTCAACTACTTCAGGCGTATTGACTTGATTGCTATTACTAACTCCAATTAATTTATCAACTACACCTAATTTAGTTAAATGGGGTAAATGCGTAGTTGATAAAGAAACTATAGAGTTAATGGGAACTGTAATTACTTGTGCTTGCTTAAATCCTTGGGGTGTGGGAGTTCCGCATTGGACTAAAACATATTGAAACTGAGTTTTGGCATTTTGCCAAGGATTTTTGATGGTGACTACTTTGTAATGTTTATGATATTCTACCGCCAAACCTCTGGCGTGGGTGATTTTGATTTTATTGGGGAAGTAATCTTGATTGGGGTTATAGTTGGGGCTACAGGTGTTAGTTGATGTGTGAATTGTGGTTTGATGACAGGCGATGATGAGGATGGCTATGAGGCATAATTGACAGAGGAAAATGATTGGTTTTTGGTGGGGGAATTTTATCATTTTTATCTCACGCAGAGACGCAGTTCGCTAAAAGCGTTCCCGAAGGGTAGCGCAGAGAGAGAGTTAGGGGGTTTGGGGTGGGTAGAGGTTTTCGGTGATTTTGTTACCTTTAATGAGGTGTTCGTTGACGATATTTTCTGCAACATTGGGGTTAACGCGAGTGTACCAAGTTCTATCATTGGAATAAAAAACAACTGGGCCGAGTTGACACACTTCTAAACAGCCGGATGTTCTGACTTCGATGTCTAAACCTGCTTCTTCTACTGCTGATTTTAAAGCATCAAATGTAGGTTGCCATTTACGAGAAGGTAGACAGCGTGTAGAGGTACAAACGGAAATATAGGAATGTTTGAGAGGATTTTTGGTAAAGGGTATGGGTTTTTTACCTAATACATAAATATCTCGCAAATCTTGATAAAGAGCTAATTTATCTAGATTTGGTTTACCCTCCGGTAATAAATTTTCTCCATCTACCAAAGGATTAGGTAATAAAATCGTCATCAATTGTTCATTCGCACCATTCCAAAACTGAATCCCCCAACTTCTAGGATTTCCTTCTGTATTAAACCGCCGATAAAAAGCCGTACGGGAAACTAAACGTTGCTTCCTCACTTCCACAGGAGTTTTACACAAAGGGCCGCCAAAATTAGTATCAATACATAAATGTAAATGCCAACCCTCAGCAGCCACCGTCAAATAGCCATCATAGAGAATACAAAGCTTTGGTTGTGCATTAAATTCTAACTCCAAAACACTACCTTGAACAATATGAGCAATCCCAATCTGCTGCCAATTTTGTTCAAACAAAGTATAAACTAACGATGCTAAAACATCACTCCCACAATCAAAATATTCATACTCAATAAACCCCCCCGTAGCTAAATCTTCCTTAACCACCTCATTAACTGGTGTCACCCAACAATTAAACTCAGCCATTCTTAATCCTCCTTTGCGCCTTTGCGTGAGCTAATTCTTCTTAAAACCGAGAACTCAACCCAACCTGAAAAACCCTCCCCCCATCAGGATAACCAGGAAACAACTGATAACGCTGATCGAACAGATTATCCAAACTCCCAATTAAAATCAAACTATCACTAATCGGCATACGCATCTTCAAATCAAAAGTCGTATACCCCGAAAGAAACTCCGTATTAATATTATTAGTCGGATATCCATTTAAGGAGTTCATCAACACACCCAAATACCAACCTTGAGGATTTTCATAAGACACCCCCAAATTTAATTTATCTGCACCTGCAAACCTTAACTCCTTATCAACCTCCGCCGGATTAGCA encodes the following:
- a CDS encoding AAA family ATPase; the encoded protein is MNLNNIFATLDSQIPIVALEVLAPEEATIIQWLTTQATELLDSPVFFWNLGVSSLEQCLIADDGGLVFKPVPEYKRPLPADPLLYIFEYINNFDGVGVFVLGDVQPFVGKNSPQMSWEILTRVKNLYHRLKPTEKRIIFLGQNIQLHESLVRLIPYFEVPLPSVEQVQEHLDSYLQYLGESATEQEVQFTVALTPEERESLARAALGLTLEEISDFLRLNVKERLSRSGITIDASVTPLVVEYKTRLLSQMGIELGKPATIPFGGLDNLREWLTRRRRLFTQEARSLSLPQPKGVLLAGPPGTGKSHCAKNIANILNLPLLQLDIASMLGSLVGESEGNVRRALKTAEAIAPCVLWVDEIEKALSGQGDSSGVSQRILGNLLTFMSECTAGVFVVATCNDPSALPSELKRKGRFDENFFVDLPSEPERCQILKIHLERFGIAVEDEYLEAIAANTAKFSGAELETLAAEAALLAFDEDRPQQVTLSDLMQCCENITPLAIQDAASVERMQAWSKTARAASSVVAQTPTKSLKTARFRNLN
- a CDS encoding WGR domain-containing protein, whose amino-acid sequence is METYLVFVDTVRNSNKFWSAKVEDTQLTVEWGRVGYNSQTKVHSLASNQKANFKYYQLVADKKAKGYQESQSQIDGNRNISEIRRAIQLLNIMRPCIAVKNFHEGYIAALNEYLQIVPTPLGMQIDPCRVYRTVEDVDHQRELLNSLLVNDSVVVQPTTAAVKAEITTVSLKTISKSFWRHL
- a CDS encoding ABC transporter ATP-binding protein, producing MNNAILTTHNLNIGYQISRKNVRCVARDISVCLEAGELVCLLGPNGAGKSTLLRSLAGMQPPIGGEVRLLGDDIYKLAPPELAKRLSLVLTEKVDVGMLSAYTLVSLGRHPYTDWWGNLTPEDEAIVHWAIKSVGALHLASRQVSELSDGERQKIMIARALAQSPIVMLLDEPTAFLDLPRRVEIMQLLRQLARETNQAILLSTHDLDLALRLADKVWLLSTNGILHVGAPEDLVLSGAFADTFASEGVEFDVASGEFHLHTSHKGEINVRGEGIAIVWTIRALQRVGFKVNQIQNSLPISVEVVSNSKQVLWKITKNKTVYTYDSLYELIKFLNYL
- a CDS encoding iron chelate uptake ABC transporter family permease subunit, translated to MLFKYLPSNLLIIFKSTSIKTLVFSLLIIGFIVAFLLDLALGSVSIPIQEVINILLGKEPEKATWANIILKFRLPKAVTATLAGAALGVSGLQMQTLFKNPLAGPFVLGISSGASLGVALVVLTASLTTPTLLNDLGIITDFGLVIAASLGAAAVLGLMLVVARRVQETMTLLILGLLFGYATSAIVSILLQFSSKERIQSYIMWTFGSFAGVTWKQLIVLIPVIVCSLLVAVLQSKSLNALLLGEAYARSLGLTVEKARFSIISSASILAGGITAFCGPIAFLGVAIPHLCRSLFNTSDHRMLIPSVMIMGAILALIADLFSQLAVSQMVLPLNAITALIGTPVVTWVILRRNSQKSFPS
- a CDS encoding ABC transporter substrate-binding protein; this encodes MIKFPHQKPIIFLCQLCLIAILIIACHQTTIHTSTNTCSPNYNPNQDYFPNKIKITHARGLAVEYHKHYKVVTIKNPWQNAKTQFQYVLVQCGTPTPQGFKQAQVITVPINSIVSLSTTHLPHLTKLGVVDKLIGVSNSNQVNTPEVVERIKAGNITQVGNISNVDIEKLLALNPDLVTTFGTGNSQTDSYSKLTEAGLKVGINAEYMEDTPLGRSEWLKFTALFFNQEAKAEKIFNEIVNRYTQIAAKAQSVKNRPSVFVGFNFKGTWFMPGGNSYVAKYLTDAGGNYLWSDDKSNGSLPLSFEVVLERAANADYWLNFSQAWQSVKDLISEDNRYADFQAVKTGNLYNNNGRVNANGGNDYWEGGISNPDIVLADLIKILHPEILPKHQLLYYRKFNK
- a CDS encoding (2Fe-2S) ferredoxin domain-containing protein codes for the protein MAEFNCWVTPVNEVVKEDLATGGFIEYEYFDCGSDVLASLVYTLFEQNWQQIGIAHIVQGSVLELEFNAQPKLCILYDGYLTVAAEGWHLHLCIDTNFGGPLCKTPVEVRKQRLVSRTAFYRRFNTEGNPRSWGIQFWNGANEQLMTILLPNPLVDGENLLPEGKPNLDKLALYQDLRDIYVLGKKPIPFTKNPLKHSYISVCTSTRCLPSRKWQPTFDALKSAVEEAGLDIEVRTSGCLEVCQLGPVVFYSNDRTWYTRVNPNVAENIVNEHLIKGNKITENLYPPQTP